The following proteins come from a genomic window of Anopheles ziemanni chromosome 3, idAnoZiCoDA_A2_x.2, whole genome shotgun sequence:
- the LOC131287764 gene encoding cilia- and flagella-associated protein 58-like: MDQIEESGEDSQAPESTFEDDLVPKEITDEFFEELCSKANLTVKDLQGNGQYGLAEDFQKLLITGQNLRQQLIEEQDRIGKMQDEVSAASGRVAQAMQISQRDQDTIQTLKSEIQDAWKRADAAQTREQNVQEAMNQMREKLEKLHSDGDRYGDRDDDVGPSMNKHKEGILRERDRLYAEVEELNRRLHTQRLYMEELEQKSFEAETKVKELYKVLDETSNEAFRDKRQLESLQTQHTELVADLAIKTEEAKHFKALADSNHKASVQLTMQNAAVRTNLERIMTTNNLTQVKLAKAQADFDNMVQLKEKVTNELNTKVNILKLKEDENNKFRLENAKLVKTREVLQKRIQMIEQTKATLEQEVAKLKNTIVTFEKERDASKKSFDIAKKQVDAVLRERDLVRKDLVKANKTIGDQTEQMTLLDKAQKTLENEIKAHLASAQKQQTLMLKVEKDRDRNAEEVQNLSDKIEQLNEDLLYKQNLVGELREKLKECEAKLFQCQNLLEITRGERNIFERDLMTCSKETEGLKERLKNAIRSVDQLKEENANKVAELFKANKTIDKVEKEKQTLKTDVQNISIALQHSKSELSEKTNENTRLNKTLSDDSANMTRLKKQLEGAINEKDLVKVQLTQRVDEINNLTEKLNMLNMALDRGENQYRDRLDDIRLLKIEISNLRSQRNLLTRGLANTADMRQEVLQLNRVLNQERVKARALEDEMLTPMNVHRWRKLSGKDPEKMDLIVKVQTLQRRVLYQSVTVSEQEKTLQQSEKMYEALKGVVEKLPSHKVKERLSATQRALTARTRKLKALAAEIRIKELDSKSKDCTLEQLKQALLETKKELVKEKREKIKLVENIRGHRLEGMQQGGTTTTTTTTTTSDIIVIRTTSQGAHTAGYRTLGSGFRAIC, from the exons ATGGACCAAATAGAGGAAAGTGGTGAAGATTCACAAGCACCAGAATCGACCTTCGAGGACGATCTGGTGCCGAAGGAGATTACGGATGAGTTTTTCGAGGAACTCTGCTCCAAGGCTAACCTG ACCGTGAAGGACCTGCAAGGAAACGGACAGTATGGACTGGCGGAAGATTTCCAGAAGCTGCTCATTACGGGCCAGAATCTACGCCAGCAGCTGATTGAAGAGCAGGACCGGATCGGAAAAATGCAAGACGAAGTGTCCGCTGCTTCCGGGCGGGTCGCGCAAGCGATGCAGATCTCGCAACGCGACCAGGACACCATACAGACGCTTAAGTCGGAAATTCAGGACGCCTGGAAGCGTGCAGATGCCGCTCAAACTCGCGAACAGAACGTCCAGGAAGCGATGAACCAGATGCGGGAAAAGTTGGAAAAACTCCACTCGGACGGTGATCGTTACGGTGACCGAGATGATGA TGTGGGTCCCTCGATGAACAAGCATAAGGAAGGTATTTTACGTGAACGGGATCGTCTGTACGCGGAggtggaagaactgaaccgtcgcttACACACCCAACGTCTCTACATGGAAGAACTGGAGCAAAAGAGTTTCGAGGCGGAGACAAAAGTGAAGGAACTCTACAAGGTGCTGGATGAAACGTCGAACGAAGCTTTCCGCGACAAACGGCAGCTCGAGAGCCTACAAACGCAGCACACCGAGCTGGTGGCGGATCTGGCCATCAAAACTGAGGAGGCAAAGCATTTCAAAGCGCTGGCCGACTCGAACCATAAGGCTTCCGTGCAGCTGACCATGCAGAATGCCGCCGTTCGGACCAACCTGGAGCGCATCATGACGACGAACAATCTGACCCAGGTGAAGCTAGCGAAGGCGCAGGCGGACTTTGACAATATGGTCCAGCTGAAGGAGAAGGTCACCAACGAGCTGAACACGAAGGTAAACATCCTGAAGCTGAAGGAGGACGAGAACAACAAGTTCCGGCTGGAGAACGCAAAGTTGGTGAAAACACGTGAGGTTCTTCAGAAGCGCATCCAAATGATCGAGCAAACGAAGGCCACGCTCGAGCAGGAGGTGGCCAAACTGAA GAACACTATTGTAACTTTCGAAAAAGAACGTGATGCATCGAAGAAGTCATTCGATATTGCAAAGAAACAAGTAGATGCCGTCCTTCGGGAACGGGATCTCGTACGAAAGGATCTCGTTAAGGCTAACA AAACAATTGGAGACCAAACAGAACAGATGACCCTCCTCGATAAGGCACAGAAGACTCTCGAGAACGAAATCAAGGCGCACCTGGCGTCCGCTCAAAAGCAGCAAACACTCATGCTAAAGGTCGAGAAGGACCGCGACCGGAACGCGGAGGAGGTGCAAAATCTCTCGGACAAAATCGAACAGCTCAACGAGGACCTCCTGTACAAGCAGAATCTGGTCGGGGAGCTGCGCGAGAAGCTGAAGGAATGCGAAGCCAAGCTGTTCCAGTGTCAAAATTTGCTCGAGATTACGCGCGGCGAGCGGAACATTTTCGAGCGTGATCTCATGACGTGCAGCAAGGAGACGGAGGGTCTGAAGGAGCGCCTGAAGAACGCGATCCGGAGTGTCGACCAGCTGAAGGAGGAAAATGCCAACAAGGTGGCGGAGCTCTTCAAGgcgaacaaaacgatcgacaaggtggagaaggaaaagcaaacgcTCAAGACGGACGTACAGAACATCAGCATCGCGCtgcagcactccaagtccgaGCTGAGCGAGAAGACGAACGAAAATACGCGCCTCAATAAGACACTTTCG GACGATTCTGCCAACATGACGCGCCTGAAGAAGCAACTCGAGGGTGCGATCAATGAAAAGGACCTGGTCAAAGTCCAGTTGACGCAGCGCGTGGATGAAATCAACAACCTGACGGAGAAGCTGAACATGTTGAACATGGCCCTCGACCGAGGGGAGAATCAGTACCGCGATCGGTTGGACGACATCCGACTGCTGAAGATCGAAATCAGTAATCTGCGCTCGCAACGCAACCTGCTGACGCGCGGTCTAGCCAACACGGCCGACATGCGCCAGGAGGTGTTGCAGTTAAATCGCGTGCTGAACCAGGAGCGCGTGAAGGCCCGAGCGCTCGAGGACGAAATGCTAACCCCGATGAACGTGCACCGCTGGCGCAAGCTGAGTGGCAAAGATCCGGAAAAGATGGACCTGATCGTGAAGGTGCAGACGCTGCAGCGTCGCGTCCTCTACCAATCGGTGACCGTGTCCGAGCAGGAGAAAACGCTCCAGCAGTCGGAGAAGATGTACGAAGCGCTCAAAGGCGTGGTGGAGAAGCTGCCGAGCCACAAGGTGAAGGAAAGGCTCTCGGCAACCCAGCGAGCACTGACGGCACGCACCAGAAAGCTGAAGGCGCTCGCGGCGGAGATACGCATCAAGGAGCTTGACAGCAAGTCCAAGGACTGCACCCTGGAGCAGCTGAAGCAAGCCCTGCTGGAGACCAAGAAGGAGCTGGTCAAAGAG AAACGTGAGAAAATTAAGCTTGTAGAGAACATCCGCGGTCATCGGCTGGAGGGTATGCAGCAGGGTGGCACCACCACAACGACCACCACGACCACCACCAGCGACATTATTGTAATTCGCACGACCAGCCAGGGTGCGCATACGGCCGGCTATCGTACGCTCGGGTCTGGCTTTCGGGCAATCTGCTAA
- the LOC131290009 gene encoding lateral signaling target protein 2 homolog, with amino-acid sequence MDELLCDDRAPRAFRVKFPEEVLQESLAGQLWFGAECLAAGSSILNREAESAKMRPLAKAVTKSLEIVRNRLREQCLRNNIPNSPTLRLDFNDAATEQLYESLKIFDRLFAEFELVYVSAMVQVKTKQEYEMQELICVLFSETLQRALKTGLLEQEQVDSYDPALMFSIPRLAIIAGLVIFRDGPLNMDQPADNISEMFRPFRKLLIKMRDLLHTLTKHELYQLEKLLCTNEEIHMSDPLICDEDRAGGAKEGEDVHEPMGESSEHVVIVTTTTVTTTMDVAGDKETDPTGGDRSSHVVSQSFGVVGENGTGSSGSGTSSSGSSTSSTSNNRTRNRNNQLLLRQQSSSQGALPTITFEGDHREAALKEEEDNNNPAHGDEGDDDDDDDDDEQEMDGEASPKNPLAMTDCASGYLIPNTNFGNLLQTNEAPLTDSFIATDDELRLLTVEVSQLEVSSPTTRANIESMLATSPHGVGVVSPAITPGQQPTVESDSGHGTASHSTDMSPEMESERAMVFGGVVPTTVAVTTTIESGTKVLRRSRSASLQKTSRDARKPSEISESSSDDEEEDEQMEADVDADDDDDDDDGLTEGAKQTLGSVSVETHPNAANDVSGLVTGSGQTTKHPQHNHHRKQHHHRPRASTSSSVSTRKSQSSSHHHHHHHHHHHHHSYAASGDGTAATSGPTATTGTSTSNGGNGRYNRSHQKQQQCVSSSSCDTSPTQSECSDAHEVTLAIRAAGRNKFKTTENLLHRLFVCIAGVADQLQTNFAADLRKMLKSVFIMNSSPPEPEEPPETSGSDEESKDSQHPSDLFEFRASEQDVITADQNHSGGSSQSIYSAEEANPEQDSVFASSGDSSPVRRTASVESGNVTVNVSVSVVTSSPGGSGGHSTGTGGTRTAQERSVSLSEACIVVEGSKASSRRHSASGSKGDFGRSRSSPNSPINSNSNGGSGNQGSTAMHASPSGRELHIEQQRRMPEEPPRWIPDCDAPRCMSCASAFTPFRRRHHCRNCGGVFCGICSNVSAPLPKYGLTKAVRVCRDCFVREVGV; translated from the exons ATGGACGAGCTGCTCTGCGACGATCGCGCACCGCGTGCCTTTCGAGTGAAGTTCCCCGAGGAGGTGCTGCAGGAGAGCCTGGCCGGGCAGCTGTGGTTCGGCGCGGAGTGTCTGGCGGCCGGCTCGTCGATTCTGAACCGCGAGGCCGAGTCGGCAAAGATGCGCCCGCTGGCGAAAGCGGTCACCAAGAGCCTGGAGATCGTGCGCAACCGGCTCCGGGAGCAGTGCCTTCGCAACAACATCCCGAACAGTCCGACGCTACGGCTCGACTTTAACGACGCAGCCACCGAGCAGCTGTACGAAAGTCTGAAGATCTTCGACCGGCTGTTCGCCGAGTTCGAGCTGGTGTACGTGAGCGCCATGGTGCAGGTGAAGACGAAGCAGGAGTACGAGATGCAGGAGTTGATCTGCGTGCTGTTCTCCGAGACGCTGCAGCGTGCACTGAAGACGGGCCTGCTCGAGCAGGAGCAGGTCGACTCGTACGATCCGGCTCTAATGTTCTCCATTCCACGGTTGGCCATTATCGCGGGGCTGGTTATCTTTCGCGATGGTCCACTCAACATGGACCAGCCGGCGGACAACATCTCCGAGATGTTCCGTCCGTTCCGGAAGCTGTTGATCAAGATGCGTGACCTGCTGCACACGCTGACCAAGCACGAGCTGTACCAGCTGGAGAAGTTGCTCTGCACGAACGAGGAGATACACATGAGCGACCCGTTGATCTGTGATGAGGACCGTGCCGGGGGTGCGAAGGAGGGCGAAGACGTGCACGAACCGATGGGTGAAAGCAGCGAGCATGTGGTCATTGTAACGACGACCACGGTCACGACGACAATGGACGTTGCCGGTGACAAAGAAACCGACCCGACCGGTGGTGATAGGAGCTCTCACGTAGTTAGTCAATCGTTCGGTGTGGTTGGTGAGAACGGTACGGGAAGTAGTGGCAGTGgtaccagcagcagcggcagcagtaCCAGTAGCACTAGTAACAACCGCACGCGGAATCGTAACAACCAGCTCCTTCTTAGACAGCAATCCTCCTCGCAGGGCGCACTACCCACGATCACCTTCGAGGGCGATCACCGAGAGGCTGCCTTGAAGGAGGAAGAAGACAATAACAATCCAGCCCACGGCGACGAgggcgacgatgatgatgatgacgatgacgacgagcaGGAGATGGATGGGGAGGCTAGCCCAAAGAACCCACTAGCGATGACGGACTGTGCCTCCGGGTATCTCATACCGAACACCAACTTTGGCAATCTACTACAGACGAATGAGGCTCCACTGACGGACAGTTTTATCGCGACGGACGACGAATTGCGGTTGCTCACTGTGGAAGTGTCTCAGCTCGAAGTATCCTCACCAACGACGCGTGCAAACATCGAGAGTATGCTAGCGACTTCCCCCCATGGCGTAGGTGTTGTTTCGCCAGCTATCACACCCGGTCAACAGCCCACCGTTGAGTCGGACTCGGGTCACGGTACGGCGTCCCACAGCACCGACATGTCACCCGAGATGGAAAGCGAACGGGCGATGGTATTTGGTGGCGTTGTTCCAACAACTGTAGCCGTAACGACGACAATAGAGAGCGGCACGAAAGTCCTACGCCGTTCGAGAAGTGCAAGCCTACAGAAGACGTCGAGAGACGCACGAAAGCCGTCGGAAATAAGCGAGTCCTCAAGCGACGATGAGGAAGAAGATGAGCAGATGGAAGCCGACGTTGAtgccgatgacgacgacgacgatgacgacggtcTGACGGAGGGAGCGAAGCAGACGCTGGGAAGCGTGTCGGTAGAAACTCATCCCAATGCTGCCAACGATGTCTCCGGTCTGGTGACTGGATCCGGCCAAACGACGAAACATCCGCAACACAATCACCATCGCAAGCAGCACCACCATCGGCCGCGGGCATCGACGTCATCGTCGGTGTCCACGCGCAAATCCCAATCGTCctcccatcaccatcatcatcatcatcaccatcatcaccaccattcCTACGCCGCGTCTGGTGATGGTACTGCTGCGACTTCCGGGCCCACTGCAACGACCGGCACCAGCACCTCCAATGGCGGCAACGGTCGTTACAATCGATCGcatcagaagcagcagcaatgCGTGTCCTCCTCCAGCTGTGATACTTCACCGACGCAAAGTGAATGCAGCGATGCGCACGAGGTGACGTTGGCCATCCGAGCGGCCGGCCGAAATAAGTTTAA GACAACGGAGAACCTTCTGCATCGATTGTTCGTGTGTATCGCGGGCGTCGCCGATCAGCTGCAGACAAACTTTGCGGCCGATCTGCGAAAGATGTTGAAGAGCGTGTTCATCATGAACTCGTCGCCACCCGAGCCGGAGGAACCGCCGGAGACGAGCGGCAGTGATGAGGAATCGAAGGACAGCCAGCATCCGTCGGATCTGTTCGAGTTTCGCGCGAGCGAGCAGGACGTGATCACGGCCGACCAGAACCACAGCGGTGGCTCGAGCCAGAGCATCTACTCGGCCGAGGAGGCAAACCCCGAGCAGGATTCGGTGTTTGCGTCGTCGGGCGATTCGTCCCCGGTGCGTCGTACGGCCAGCGTCGAAAGTGGCAACGTTACCGTGAACGTGTCCGTGTCGGTTGTGACGTCATCGCCCGGAGGAAGCGGTGGCCATTCGACCGGCACCGGCGGAACCCGTACGGCACAGGAGCGTAGCGTCAGTTTGAGCGAAGCGTGCATTGTGGTGGAGGGAAGCAAAGCGTCCTCCCGGCGGCACAGTGCCAGCGGGTCGAAGGGTGACTTTGGCCGCAGCCGAAGCAGCCCCAACAGTCCAATCAATAGCAATAGCAATGGGGGAAGTGGCAATCAGGGCTCCACCGCGATGCATGCCTCTCCGTCTGGACGGGAACTGCACATTGAACAGCAGCGGAGGATGCCGGAGGAACCGCCACGGTGGATTCCGGACTGTGACGCGCCCCGGTGCATGTCGTGTGCGTCAGCTTTTACGCCGTTCCGTAGGCGGCATCACTGCCGCAACTGTGGCGGAGTGTTCTGTGGCATTTGCTCCAATGTGTCCGCCCCGCTGCCAAAGTACGGCCTCACAAAAGCCGTCCGTGTGTGTCGGGATTGTTTCGTGCGGGAAGTCGGCGTTTAA